TAACGTCATCAAAACCATCTTCCTTAATGATGAATGCACCGACAATTTCCCCATATTTCTCATCAGGAATTCCTGCAACCTGCACGTCCTGAACGCATTCATGGGTAAAGAGATATTCTTCAATTTCCCTTGGGTAGATGTTTTCTCCGCCTCTGATAATCATGTCCTTGATACGGCCCACAATTGAGTAGTATCCGTCTTCATCTACGGTAGCAAGATCTCCTGAGTGGAGCCATCCGTCAGGTTCAATGGCTTCGGCTGTCTTTTCAGGCATGTTGTAGTATCCTTTCATTACGTTGAATCCTCTGCACATGATTTCTCCGGTTTCGCCAGGACCTAACTCTTCACCTGTTTCGGGATCTATGATTTTTACTTCGGTATTAGGAAATTTCCTTCCGACAGTATTGATTTTTTTCTCAAATGAATCTGCAGCGTTGGTTTGGGTAAATCCCGGACCCGCTTCGGTCAATCCGTAAACGCTGGTGATTTCCTTCATATTCATTTTTTCAATGGCATCCTTCATGGTTTCCACAGGACAGGTTGAGCCTGCCATGATTCCGGTACGAAGAGAGCTCATATCGAACATTTCAAACATAGGGTGGTTCATCATTCCGATAAACATTGTAGGAACGCCGTAAACTGACGTACACTTTTCCTTTTGGATTGATGATATCGCAAGAAGAGGATCGTATTCCTCAAGCACAACCATGGTTGAGCCGTGGGTAATGACTGCCATAACTCCTAAAACCGTTCCGAAACAGTGGAATAAAGGTACTTGCAGGAGCAGTCTGTCCTTTTCGGTGTAGTTCATGTTTTCTCCAATGTAGTACCCGTCATTGACGATGTTTCTGCTTGTAAGCATTACTCCTTTTGGAAAACCTTCGGTACCGCTCGTATACTGCATGTTGATGACATCATTTTGGGTTACGGAATCCTTGACCTTTTGATATTCCTCGTCATCGTAGTTCATACCTAACAATAACAGTTCATTTGTATTGTACATTCCTCTGTGTTTTTCCTGACCTACATGGAAAACATATTTTAGGTGAGGGAACTTTTCACTTTCCAAATTACCTCTTGCACTGGTTTTGAGCTCAGGCACGAGTTCATGGATAATGTCAAAGTAGCTGGTATCCCTGAATCCGTCGGTCATAGCAATTGCCTTCATGTCTGTCTGCTTCAATACGTATTCCAGTTCGTGGGTTTGATATGCAGTATTGACGGTTACGATTGCAACGCCTATTTTTGCAACTGCAAACATGTATGTTAACCATTCAGGAACGTTTTTGGCCCATATTCCGACATGGTCGCCTTTTTTAATGCCTAATGCCAGCATTCCTTTGGCAAGGTTATCTGCTCTTTCATTAAATTCTTTATATGTAAATCTTAAATTTCTGTCTGGATAAACAATAAATTCATGATCAGGCTGTTTTTCTACTTGTGTTTCAAAAAATTTTCCAAGAGAAAGCTCTGTAAATAATTCACTCATTTTCACACCTTCCGATTAGTTAATTTCACCATAATTTATTTCGTAAAAAAGTTCATTTCCCAAGTTTGCTTCCAATCTCAAGTCCAAGTCTGGCTTAAAATATCTAAAACTGTTGTTCATCTTAAATTCATTTTTCCTATTTAAATCTATTTTAAACATTTTAATCCAAGCTCCTTTGTTTTTAGTATGGTGTGTATAATACGGCCAGTATTTTAGATGCTTTTTCACCGGTTGCGTGTAGGTGGTGAGGTACTACTGAATCATAAAAGATACTGTCTCCTTTGCCGATAACGAAAGTATCTTTTCCGTAGATTACTTCTATTTCTCCTTCTAAAACATAAATGAATTCTTCTCCTTCATGTGAGGACAATTCCTTTTCTCCTTCTTCGTATTCGATATCAATTATGAAAGGGTCAATGTTTCTGTCGATTTTGCCTGCACCTAATGAGTGGTATTCTAAGTTGGTTGCATTTGTAACGTCTTCCCTTCCTGAGAAGTATAATGCTGTATCCGTTTTTCCCCCTCGGGTGACGACAGGTCCAATTTGTGGTGTGTCATCCAGGAATGTTCCTAGTCTGACTCCTAAAGCCCTTGACATTTTGGTCAATGGTGTAAGGGACGGTATGACTTCTCCGTTTTCCATAGCCTGTAAAACTTCAAGTTTAACACCGCTTTTTTCTGCAAGCTCTTCAATGCTCATATTTTGTCTTTCTCTAATACTTTTCATTTTAGAAGCAAATTCTTTGTTTTTTTCCATTATATCACTTTTTTACATTTTGTTTAAATACTAAAAATTTTAGTATAATATAATTTTATATTTTAATTTTATATAATGCTTTTGAAAAATCGTAGTTTTTTTGTTATTTTTTTAATTTGAGGAATTTTTTATGGTGCCTTTTAGTGCATTTGTTTAAATAGTGATGGTGAAAGCAATTATTTTGTAATTGCTTTGGTGAATCTGTCCCTGATTTCTTCAGGGGTCAAGTCGATAATCGGTGCGGTGGAATTGCCCGGCTTGCAGTTGAAGACGATAAAATTGCATTTATCATCTTTAATTAGCCTTTTAAGTCCTATAGCGTTAAAATCATGGCTTTCAAGTCCGATACTGTCCGCTATTTCGACTAAATCAAGGTCTTTGGCATATGTTTCCTGATTTCCTGTGGAGCCATAGGCACCGTTGTTTATAACAATCCATGTTAGATTTCTTGGTTTGCAGGCGTTGACTGTAACCAGAGATCCCATATTCATTAATAGAGCTCCGTCTCCATCGATTACGACCACATCCTTGTCAGGTCTTGATAAAGCCAATCCCAGACCTATTGATGATGCAAGTCCCATTGAACCGATCATGTAGAAGTTTTCATCCCTGTCCTTGATGTCATAGAGTTCCCTTGACGGAAATCCTATGTTGCAGACAACAAGTTCATCGTCTATTGAATCCATTATCTTTTCGATAGCGTCTCTTCTCTGCATGTTATCACCAATATTTTATCTCCAGTAGTATTGAAACAGGTTTACCTTCATTTTCTGAGAATTCCCATGAGTTTCTGATATCCTCATAAGCTCCTTCGGGAGTCCCTGGCTTGAAGAAATGAAAGTCCATGGCTTCCAGAATCAATGGCGTTGACTGACCCATCGGAACCTGTCCGCAGATGTTTTCCCCTTCGGTCCCCCTGTGGCTCATTATCATTATTAAAGGGAAATGATAAAGTTCCGTAAGTGATTTCAGGGCATTGATTGAGTTTCCAAGCCCTGAGTTCTGCATAAGTATTGCAGGCCTTTTTCCTCCAAGATAAGCTCCTGCGCAAAGTCCGATTCCCTCTTCCTCACGGGTTACTGGAATGTGGATAATTTCATCATCTTCGTCAATCATATTTAATAATTTGGAAAGGTTAACGCATGGAACGCTTACAATAAAATCAATTCCTGCGTCTTTCAGTCCATCAAAAATAGCTTCTGTACTATCCATTTTTATCATCTTTTATTGTTCTTTAATTTTTTATTGTGCATTTTTGTTTACTTTATTTTATTAATTAATCTTTAATAGTAACATATATATTAAATTATTTACTTATTTATATTTATGTTTGATAAACTACCGGTTTCTAGCGAAACTGAAAAAATTTTGACCAAATCTTTGGATGAAGACATTTCTGTCGAAGAGGCCAATCATCTGATGAATATTAA
The Methanobrevibacter millerae genome window above contains:
- a CDS encoding AMP-binding protein — its product is MSELFTELSLGKFFETQVEKQPDHEFIVYPDRNLRFTYKEFNERADNLAKGMLALGIKKGDHVGIWAKNVPEWLTYMFAVAKIGVAIVTVNTAYQTHELEYVLKQTDMKAIAMTDGFRDTSYFDIIHELVPELKTSARGNLESEKFPHLKYVFHVGQEKHRGMYNTNELLLLGMNYDDEEYQKVKDSVTQNDVINMQYTSGTEGFPKGVMLTSRNIVNDGYYIGENMNYTEKDRLLLQVPLFHCFGTVLGVMAVITHGSTMVVLEEYDPLLAISSIQKEKCTSVYGVPTMFIGMMNHPMFEMFDMSSLRTGIMAGSTCPVETMKDAIEKMNMKEITSVYGLTEAGPGFTQTNAADSFEKKINTVGRKFPNTEVKIIDPETGEELGPGETGEIMCRGFNVMKGYYNMPEKTAEAIEPDGWLHSGDLATVDEDGYYSIVGRIKDMIIRGGENIYPREIEEYLFTHECVQDVQVAGIPDEKYGEIVGAFIIKEDGFDDVTEADIRDFCIGSIARYKVPKYVFFVDEFPLTTSGKIQKYKLGDLGLKLLDERKARGEL
- the comD gene encoding sulfopyruvate decarboxylase subunit alpha, which gives rise to MKMDSTEAIFDGLKDAGIDFIVSVPCVNLSKLLNMIDEDDEIIHIPVTREEEGIGLCAGAYLGGKRPAILMQNSGLGNSINALKSLTELYHFPLIMIMSHRGTEGENICGQVPMGQSTPLILEAMDFHFFKPGTPEGAYEDIRNSWEFSENEGKPVSILLEIKYW
- the comE gene encoding sulfopyruvate decarboxylase subunit beta; translated protein: MQRRDAIEKIMDSIDDELVVCNIGFPSRELYDIKDRDENFYMIGSMGLASSIGLGLALSRPDKDVVVIDGDGALLMNMGSLVTVNACKPRNLTWIVINNGAYGSTGNQETYAKDLDLVEIADSIGLESHDFNAIGLKRLIKDDKCNFIVFNCKPGNSTAPIIDLTPEEIRDRFTKAITK
- a CDS encoding helix-turn-helix domain-containing protein, which gives rise to MEKNKEFASKMKSIRERQNMSIEELAEKSGVKLEVLQAMENGEVIPSLTPLTKMSRALGVRLGTFLDDTPQIGPVVTRGGKTDTALYFSGREDVTNATNLEYHSLGAGKIDRNIDPFIIDIEYEEGEKELSSHEGEEFIYVLEGEIEVIYGKDTFVIGKGDSIFYDSVVPHHLHATGEKASKILAVLYTPY